Proteins from a single region of Streptomyces sp. Tu 3180:
- a CDS encoding single-stranded DNA-binding protein, whose amino-acid sequence MAGETVITVVGNLVDDPELRFTPSGAAVAKFRVASTPRTFDRQTNEWKDGESLFLTCSVWRQAAENVAESLQRGMRVIVQGRLKQRSYEDREGVKRTVYELDVEEVGASLRNATAKVTKTTGRGGQGGYSGGGQGGGGWGGGPGGGQQGGGAPADDPWATGAPAGGQQGGGGGWGGGSGSGGGYSDEPPF is encoded by the coding sequence ATGGCAGGCGAGACCGTCATCACGGTCGTCGGCAACCTTGTCGATGACCCCGAGCTGCGCTTCACCCCGTCCGGTGCGGCCGTCGCGAAGTTCCGTGTCGCGTCCACTCCCCGCACCTTCGACCGTCAGACGAACGAGTGGAAGGACGGCGAGAGCCTGTTCCTGACCTGCTCGGTCTGGCGCCAGGCGGCGGAGAACGTCGCCGAGTCGCTCCAGCGAGGCATGCGCGTCATCGTGCAGGGCCGGCTGAAGCAGCGGTCCTACGAGGACCGTGAGGGCGTCAAGCGCACGGTCTACGAGCTGGACGTCGAGGAAGTCGGCGCCAGCCTGCGCAACGCCACGGCCAAGGTCACCAAGACCACCGGCCGCGGTGGCCAGGGCGGCTACAGCGGCGGTGGCCAGGGTGGCGGTGGCTGGGGCGGCGGTCCCGGCGGCGGCCAGCAGGGCGGCGGCGCTCCCGCCGACGACCCGTGGGCGACCGGCGCTCCCGCCGGTGGCCAGCAGGGTGGTGGCGGCGGCTGGGGCGGCGGCTCCGGCAGCGGCGGCGGCTACTCGGACGAGCCCCCCTTCTAG
- the rplI gene encoding 50S ribosomal protein L9, translated as MKIILTHEVSGLGAAGDVVDVKDGYARNYLVPRKLAIRWTKGGEKDVEQIRRARKIHEIQTIEQANQVKAQLEGVKVRLAVRSGDAGRLFGSVTPADIASAIKAAGGPEVDKRRIELGAPIKTLGAHETSVRLHPEVAAKVSIEVVAA; from the coding sequence ATGAAGATCATCCTCACCCACGAGGTCTCCGGCCTCGGTGCCGCGGGCGACGTCGTCGACGTCAAGGACGGTTACGCTCGCAACTACCTGGTCCCGCGCAAGCTCGCGATCCGCTGGACCAAGGGCGGCGAGAAGGACGTCGAGCAGATCCGTCGTGCTCGCAAGATCCACGAGATCCAGACCATCGAGCAGGCCAACCAGGTGAAGGCCCAGCTCGAGGGGGTCAAGGTCCGTCTGGCCGTCCGCTCCGGCGACGCCGGTCGTCTCTTCGGTTCCGTCACCCCGGCCGACATCGCCTCCGCGATCAAGGCCGCCGGTGGTCCCGAGGTCGACAAGCGCCGCATCGAGCTGGGCGCGCCGATCAAGACGCTGGGCGCCCACGAGACGTCCGTGCGTCTGCACCCCGAGGTTGCCGCCAAGGTCAGCATCGAGGTCGTCGCGGCCTGA
- the rpsR gene encoding 30S ribosomal protein S18 — protein sequence MAKPPVRKPKKKVCAFCKDKVTYVDYKDTNMLRKFISDRGKIRARRVTGNCTQHQRDVATAVKNSREMALLPYTSTAR from the coding sequence ATGGCGAAGCCGCCTGTGCGCAAGCCGAAGAAGAAGGTCTGCGCATTCTGCAAGGACAAGGTCACGTACGTGGACTACAAGGACACGAACATGCTGCGGAAGTTCATTTCCGACCGCGGCAAGATCCGTGCCCGCCGCGTGACCGGCAACTGCACGCAGCACCAGCGTGACGTCGCCACGGCCGTCAAGAACAGCCGTGAGATGGCGCTGCTGCCCTACACCTCCACCGCGCGATAA
- a CDS encoding MATE family efflux transporter, translating to MTQAPARPRAARRQHDREIVMLAVPAFGALVAEPLFVMADSAIVGHLGTAQLAGLGVASALLMTAVSVFVFLAYATTAAVARRVGAGDLQAAIRQGMDGIWLALLLGAAVVAVTLPTAPALVDLFGASDTAAPYATTYLRISALGIPAMLVVLAATGVLRGLQDTRTPLYVAIAGFIANGLLNVGLVYGADLGIAGSAWGTVIAQCGMAAVYLAVVLRGARKHGASLRPDAAGIRASAQAGVPLLVRTLSLRAILMIATAVAARLGDSDIAAHQIILSLWSLLAFALDAIAIAGQAIIGRYLGAGDTQGARQACRRMVEWGIAVGVVLGVLVVLARPLFLPLFTNDSTVKDVALPALLLVALSQPICGIVFVLDGVLMGAGDGPYLAWAMLLTLAVFAPVALLVPVLGGGLTALWAAMTLMMTVRMLTLWLRTRSGRWIVTGATR from the coding sequence ATGACACAGGCCCCCGCGCGTCCCCGAGCCGCCCGACGGCAGCACGACAGAGAGATCGTCATGCTGGCCGTGCCGGCCTTCGGCGCCCTCGTCGCCGAGCCGCTCTTCGTCATGGCCGACAGCGCCATCGTCGGTCATCTCGGCACCGCGCAGCTCGCCGGTCTCGGCGTCGCCTCGGCCCTGCTGATGACCGCCGTCAGTGTCTTCGTCTTCCTCGCTTACGCCACCACGGCCGCCGTCGCCCGGCGCGTCGGGGCGGGCGACCTCCAGGCAGCGATCCGCCAGGGTATGGACGGCATCTGGCTGGCCCTGCTGCTGGGCGCCGCCGTCGTCGCCGTCACCCTGCCCACGGCACCGGCTCTGGTGGACCTCTTCGGTGCCTCGGACACGGCGGCGCCCTATGCGACCACGTATCTGCGGATCTCCGCGCTCGGCATACCGGCCATGCTGGTCGTGCTCGCGGCGACCGGCGTCCTGCGCGGACTCCAGGACACCAGGACACCGCTCTACGTCGCCATCGCCGGATTCATCGCCAACGGCCTGCTGAACGTCGGACTGGTCTACGGCGCGGATCTCGGCATCGCGGGCTCTGCCTGGGGCACCGTCATCGCCCAGTGCGGCATGGCCGCGGTCTATCTGGCGGTGGTGCTGCGCGGTGCCCGCAAGCACGGAGCCTCACTGCGGCCGGACGCCGCCGGGATCAGGGCCTCCGCCCAGGCCGGCGTGCCCCTGCTGGTGCGCACCCTCTCGCTCAGGGCCATCCTGATGATCGCGACGGCTGTCGCTGCCCGCCTCGGTGACTCCGACATCGCGGCGCACCAGATCATCCTCTCCCTGTGGAGCCTGCTCGCCTTCGCCCTGGACGCCATCGCCATCGCCGGCCAGGCCATCATCGGGCGCTATCTGGGAGCCGGTGACACCCAGGGTGCGCGTCAGGCATGCCGCCGCATGGTGGAGTGGGGCATCGCGGTCGGGGTCGTCCTCGGCGTGCTGGTGGTGCTCGCCCGGCCGCTGTTCCTGCCCCTGTTCACCAACGACTCCACCGTCAAGGACGTGGCTCTGCCCGCTCTGTTGCTGGTGGCGCTGTCCCAGCCGATCTGCGGCATCGTCTTCGTCCTGGACGGGGTCCTGATGGGCGCGGGCGACGGGCCGTACCTCGCATGGGCGATGCTGCTGACCCTGGCGGTCTTCGCCCCGGTCGCCCTTCTGGTCCCCGTGCTCGGGGGTGGGCTCACCGCCCTGTGGGCCGCGATGACGCTGATGATGACGGTGCGGATGCTGACCCTGTGGCTCCGCACCCGCTCGGGCCGCTGGATCGTCACGGGCGCGACGCGCTGA
- the dnaB gene encoding replicative DNA helicase: protein MSISEPLDDPWVGSGPSDRLPASRRRDDGGRGRDEQHDRGRDNGVWDGSGPAFERVPPQDLEAEQSVLGGMLLSKDAIADVVEILKGHDFYKPAHETIYTAILDVYAKGEPADPITIASELTKRGEINKVGGASYLHTLVQTVPTAANAAYYAEIVHERAVLRRLVEAGTRITQMGYAADDDVDEIVNRAQAEIYAVTEQRTSEDYLPLGDIMEGALDEIEAIGSRSGEMTGVPTGFTDFDSLTNGLHPGQMIVIAARPAMGKSTLALDFARAASIKHNLPSVIFSLEMGRNEIAMRLLSAEARVALHHMRSGTMTDEDWTRLARRMPDVSAAPLYIDDSPNLSMMEIRAKCRRLKQRNDLKLVVIDYLQLMQSGGSKRAESRQQEVSDMSRNLKLLAKELEIPVIALSQLNRGPEQRTDKKPMVSDLRESGSIEQDADMVILLHREDAYEKESPRAGEADLIVAKHRNGPTATITVAFQGHYSRFVDMAQT from the coding sequence GTGAGCATTTCCGAGCCCTTGGACGATCCGTGGGTCGGCAGCGGTCCCAGTGATCGTCTGCCCGCCTCCCGCCGGCGCGACGACGGTGGCCGCGGCCGCGACGAGCAGCACGACCGCGGCCGGGACAACGGCGTGTGGGACGGCTCGGGCCCCGCGTTCGAGCGGGTGCCTCCGCAGGACCTCGAGGCCGAGCAGTCCGTCCTGGGCGGCATGCTGCTGTCCAAGGACGCCATCGCCGACGTCGTCGAGATCCTCAAGGGCCACGACTTCTACAAGCCGGCCCACGAGACCATCTACACGGCCATCCTCGACGTCTACGCCAAGGGCGAGCCGGCCGACCCCATCACGATCGCCTCGGAACTGACCAAGCGCGGCGAGATCAACAAGGTCGGCGGGGCCTCGTATCTGCACACCCTCGTCCAGACGGTCCCCACGGCGGCCAACGCGGCGTACTACGCGGAGATCGTGCACGAGCGCGCCGTGCTGCGCCGCCTGGTCGAGGCCGGTACGCGCATCACGCAGATGGGATACGCGGCCGACGACGACGTCGACGAGATCGTCAACCGGGCGCAGGCCGAGATCTACGCGGTCACCGAGCAGCGCACCAGCGAGGACTACCTGCCGCTCGGCGACATCATGGAGGGCGCGCTCGACGAGATCGAGGCGATCGGATCGCGCAGCGGTGAGATGACCGGTGTGCCGACCGGGTTCACCGACTTCGACTCGCTGACCAACGGCCTGCACCCGGGGCAGATGATCGTCATCGCCGCGCGTCCCGCGATGGGCAAGTCGACGCTCGCCCTGGACTTCGCGCGGGCCGCGTCGATCAAGCACAACCTGCCGAGCGTCATCTTCTCGCTCGAGATGGGGCGCAACGAGATCGCGATGCGCCTGCTGTCCGCCGAGGCCAGGGTCGCCCTGCACCACATGAGGTCCGGCACGATGACCGACGAGGACTGGACGCGCCTGGCGCGCCGGATGCCGGACGTCTCGGCGGCACCGCTCTACATCGACGACTCCCCGAACCTGTCGATGATGGAGATCCGCGCCAAGTGCCGCCGTCTGAAGCAGCGCAACGACCTGAAGCTGGTCGTCATCGACTACCTCCAGCTGATGCAGTCCGGTGGCTCCAAACGCGCCGAGAGCCGTCAGCAGGAGGTCTCGGACATGTCCCGTAACCTCAAGCTGCTCGCCAAGGAACTGGAGATCCCGGTCATCGCGCTCTCCCAGCTCAACCGCGGCCCCGAGCAGCGCACCGACAAGAAGCCGATGGTCTCCGACCTGCGTGAGTCCGGCTCCATCGAGCAGGACGCCGACATGGTCATCCTGCTGCACCGCGAGGACGCCTACGAGAAGGAGTCCCCGCGCGCGGGTGAGGCCGACCTCATCGTGGCCAAGCACCGAAACGGTCCGACCGCGACGATCACGGTCGCCTTCCAGGGCCACTACTCGCGCTTCGTGGACATGGCGCAGACCTGA
- the rpsF gene encoding 30S ribosomal protein S6: MRHYEVMVILDPDLEERAVSPLIENFLSVVRDGGGKVEKVDTWGRRRLSYEIKKKPEGIYSVIDLQAEPAVVKELDRQMNLNESVLRTKVLRPETH, encoded by the coding sequence ATGCGTCACTACGAGGTGATGGTCATCCTCGACCCCGATCTCGAGGAGCGTGCTGTCTCCCCGCTGATCGAGAACTTCCTTTCTGTCGTCCGTGACGGCGGCGGAAAGGTCGAGAAGGTCGACACCTGGGGCCGTCGTCGTCTCTCGTACGAGATCAAGAAGAAGCCCGAGGGCATCTACTCGGTCATCGACCTGCAGGCCGAGCCTGCGGTCGTCAAGGAGCTCGACCGCCAGATGAACCTGAACGAGTCGGTCCTCCGGACCAAGGTCCTCCGCCCCGAGACCCACTGA